In a genomic window of Zingiber officinale cultivar Zhangliang chromosome 9B, Zo_v1.1, whole genome shotgun sequence:
- the LOC122022419 gene encoding uncharacterized protein LOC122022419, whose translation MHLLPSSSSPLTACLSGSHGRSHFQRKRFSVCALKNDDGGSRLVDGNMVTLRRRIHERRMAENYSDRVNEAPGDWMEWERRYYKRYGSDVSEFMGMAQAALMNARPSVGLATVAVAGLSMPPAAALFLLLLFSMH comes from the coding sequence ATGCATCTTCTGCCTTCGTCGTCTTCTCCACTCACTGCATGCCTCTCCGGCTCTCACGGTCGCTCCCACTTCCAGCGAAAGAGATTCTCGGTTTGCGCTCTCAAGAACGATGACGGCGGCAGCAGGCTCGTGGACGGGAACATGGTGACTCTGCGGAGGAGGATTCACGAAAGGAGGATGGCGGAGAACTACAGCGACAGAGTTAACGAGGCCCCGGGGGATTGGATGGAGTGGGAGCGACGCTACTACAAGAGATATGGATCGGACGTGTCGGAGTTTATGGGGATGGCGCAGGCGGCGTTGATGAACGCTCGGCCCAGCGTCGGGCTGGCGACCGTGGCGGTGGCCGGGCTGAGCATGCCGCCGGCGGCGGCGTTGTTTCTGCTGCTGTTGTTCTCGATGCATTGA
- the LOC122025191 gene encoding uncharacterized protein LOC122025191, giving the protein MGNAACAHYSASAKVINGAGEIEEYVGRRPVRAGEVMVEHPGQFVCDAGRLGVGYRVPGLAADEELERRRLYFLLPMDMLFSLLTEEEMEALASRAAAAKSYFGRRIFPALSDFSLVRDEVKQVRNEPAMRKRTARQRSWTPALETIEEVP; this is encoded by the coding sequence ATGGGGAACGCCGCGTGCGCGCACTACTCCGCCTCGGCCAAGGTCATCAACGGCGCCGGAGAGATCGAGGAGTACGTCGGCCGCCGCCCGGTGCGGGCCGGCGAGGTCATGGTGGAGCACCCGGGGCAGTTTGTGTGCGACGCCGGGCGCCTCGGCGTGGGGTACCGGGTTCCGGGGCTGGCGGCGGACGAGGAGCTCGAAAGGCGGCGCCTTTACTTCTTGCTGCCGATGGACATGCTTTTCTCGTTGCTGACAGAGGAGGAGATGGAGGCGCTGGCAAGCCGGGCGGCGGCGGCGAAGAGCTACTTCGGGCGGAGGATTTTTCCGGCGTTGAGTGATTTCAGCTTGGTACGGGATGAAGTAAAGCAGGTCAGGAATGAGCCGGCGATGAGGAAGCGAACGGCGCGGCAACGGTCGTGGACACCGGCGTTGGAAACCATTGAAGAGGTTCCCTGA